A genomic segment from Burkholderia plantarii encodes:
- a CDS encoding ATP-binding protein has product MNLERDIALVDELRSHTSECQWLEFKKNNTDHEMIGKRCSALSNAARIEGKDTAYMLWGIEDETHKVVGTSFDPDSQKVGGMVLQLWLANALQPSIAFSFRTVAHPAGRVVLLEIPAATGTPVSYHSVPYVRIGSATPKLTEYPERYQKLLERMQPYRWEHGVAAQYVEADDVLKLLDYSHYFRLTKQPLPDNRAGIFEKLAADRLIVPDVGGRWNITNLGAILFAYRLKDFDASLARKAVRCVAYGGKNRAAKVTHRLGEEKEQKGYAVGFEDLVSYLNELSPKNEHIGALREAAISFPELAIRELVANALIHQNMTLTGAGPLIELFEDRLEISNPGEPLVKPERMIDLPPRSRNETLASLMRRMGMCEEQGSGLDKVLQVVEVSQLPPPLFRAEQNTTLVTLYAPRSFAEMTPDERVRACYFHAVLRFLSGDKMKNSTLCERLGIASKNAAQASMVISRTLEAGLIRVADREHPRAGYVPHWA; this is encoded by the coding sequence ATGAATCTCGAGCGTGATATTGCCCTTGTCGACGAGCTGCGTTCACATACCAGCGAGTGTCAGTGGCTCGAATTCAAGAAAAACAACACCGATCACGAGATGATCGGCAAACGGTGCTCGGCGTTGTCCAACGCTGCGCGCATCGAGGGCAAAGATACGGCGTACATGTTGTGGGGCATCGAGGACGAAACTCACAAGGTGGTGGGTACATCCTTCGATCCGGACTCGCAAAAAGTGGGCGGAATGGTGCTCCAGTTATGGCTGGCAAACGCGTTGCAGCCGAGCATTGCTTTTAGTTTCCGAACGGTCGCGCACCCTGCTGGGCGGGTAGTTTTGCTGGAAATTCCAGCGGCCACGGGAACACCCGTCAGCTACCACAGCGTCCCCTACGTGCGCATCGGCAGTGCAACACCCAAGCTCACCGAATATCCTGAGCGCTACCAAAAGCTCCTTGAGCGAATGCAGCCTTACCGTTGGGAGCATGGCGTCGCAGCGCAATACGTGGAAGCCGACGATGTCTTGAAGTTGCTCGACTACAGTCACTACTTTCGGCTGACGAAGCAACCACTTCCCGACAACCGTGCTGGAATCTTCGAAAAGCTGGCGGCGGATCGGTTGATAGTTCCCGATGTCGGCGGCCGATGGAACATAACGAATCTCGGTGCAATTTTGTTCGCCTATCGGCTTAAAGATTTTGATGCGAGTCTGGCTCGAAAGGCAGTTCGCTGCGTGGCGTACGGAGGCAAGAACCGCGCTGCAAAGGTCACGCACCGTCTGGGCGAAGAGAAAGAACAAAAAGGCTACGCCGTGGGGTTTGAAGACCTCGTCAGCTATCTGAACGAGTTGTCGCCGAAGAACGAGCATATTGGAGCGCTCCGGGAAGCAGCCATCTCGTTCCCCGAGCTGGCCATACGTGAGCTGGTCGCGAATGCTTTGATTCATCAGAACATGACGCTCACTGGTGCAGGGCCGCTGATCGAGCTGTTTGAGGACCGCCTGGAAATCAGCAACCCTGGAGAACCGCTGGTAAAGCCCGAGCGCATGATTGATCTGCCCCCGCGTTCGCGAAATGAAACACTCGCCTCACTCATGCGCCGGATGGGGATGTGCGAGGAACAGGGCAGTGGTCTCGACAAGGTGTTGCAGGTCGTCGAAGTATCGCAGTTGCCGCCGCCGCTGTTTCGCGCGGAACAAAACACGACCTTGGTTACGCTTTACGCCCCGCGGAGCTTCGCCGAGATGACGCCCGACGAGCGTGTCCGTGCTTGTTATTTCCATGCAGTGCTCCGCTTCTTGAGCGGAGACAAGATGAAAAATTCGACGCTGTGTGAGCGCCTTGGAATCGCGTCGAAAAATGCGGCGCAGGCATCAATGGTCATTTCCAGGACGTTGGAGGCAGGCCTCATCAGGGTTGCGGACCGGGAACACCCGCGAGCGGGCTATGTTCCTCACTGGGCATGA
- a CDS encoding ABC transporter substrate-binding protein, producing the protein MKKVLAALTVALLAVSAGGAYAKDWSTVRFGVDASYPPFESKGSDGKLVGFDIDLGNEICRRIAAKCVWVENDFDGLIPALKARKFDGVLSSMSMTPQRAEQIAFSNKLFNTPTRLVAKKGSNILPTAASLKGKTVGVEQGTIQETYAKAYWAPKGVNVQPYQNQDQVYADLISGRLDATLQDAVQAEIGFLKTPRGAGYSFAGGDIDDPKTLGEGAGVGLRKEDTDLKAKIDGAIVAMRKDGTYDKLAKKYFDFDVYGK; encoded by the coding sequence GTGAAAAAAGTTCTGGCGGCCCTGACGGTTGCCCTGCTTGCCGTGTCGGCAGGCGGCGCCTACGCAAAAGACTGGTCGACGGTCCGCTTCGGCGTCGACGCGAGCTACCCCCCGTTCGAGTCGAAGGGCTCGGATGGCAAGCTGGTCGGCTTCGACATCGACCTGGGCAATGAAATCTGCCGCCGCATCGCCGCGAAGTGCGTCTGGGTCGAGAACGACTTCGACGGGCTGATCCCGGCGCTGAAGGCCCGTAAGTTCGACGGCGTGCTGTCGTCGATGTCGATGACGCCGCAACGCGCCGAACAGATCGCCTTCTCGAACAAGCTGTTCAACACGCCGACCCGCCTCGTCGCCAAGAAGGGCTCGAACATCCTGCCGACGGCCGCCTCGCTGAAGGGCAAGACGGTGGGCGTGGAACAGGGCACGATCCAGGAAACCTACGCGAAGGCCTACTGGGCACCGAAGGGCGTCAACGTCCAGCCGTACCAGAACCAGGACCAGGTCTACGCCGACCTGATCTCGGGCCGCCTCGACGCCACGCTGCAGGACGCGGTGCAGGCCGAGATCGGCTTCCTGAAGACGCCGCGCGGCGCCGGCTACTCGTTCGCCGGCGGCGACATCGACGATCCGAAGACGCTCGGCGAAGGCGCCGGCGTGGGCCTGCGCAAGGAAGACACCGACCTGAAGGCGAAGATCGACGGCGCGATCGTCGCGATGCGCAAGGACGGCACCTACGACAAGCTCGCCAAGAAGTACTTCGATTTCGACGTCTACGGCAAGTAA
- a CDS encoding succinylglutamate desuccinylase/aspartoacylase family protein, with the protein MQTQTHPLISPALGTERHLTSFHYGPRSGKKIYIQSSLHADELPGMLVATLLRRQFAALEAAGKLRDEIVVVPVPNPIGLAQHVFGDHLGRFELGSMQNFNRNFHDLAALVMPRVEGRLTKDPARNLLAVREAMREALDEQKPRTELESQRLALQRLSYDADVVLDLHCDNDAVMHLYTNPDLWQDVEPLARYLEAQASLLALNSVGNPFDEVHSFCWSELRERFGSRFPIPNGAISVTVELRSERDVSYELAQHDAQAIVDFLTLRGSIEGTAAPLPPLAHPATPLAGTEPLVAPVSGVLVFRTPVGIVVEPGQEIADIVDPLTDRVVTLKASVRGVLYARQVVRFATAGMEVARIAGSTPFRSGSLLSA; encoded by the coding sequence ATGCAAACGCAGACCCATCCGCTGATTTCCCCCGCGCTCGGCACCGAACGCCATCTCACCAGCTTCCATTACGGTCCGCGCAGCGGGAAGAAGATCTACATCCAGTCGTCGCTGCATGCCGACGAACTGCCCGGCATGCTGGTGGCCACGCTGCTGCGCCGCCAGTTCGCCGCGCTCGAGGCGGCCGGCAAGCTGCGCGACGAGATCGTCGTGGTGCCGGTGCCGAACCCGATCGGCCTCGCGCAACACGTGTTCGGCGACCATCTCGGCCGCTTCGAACTCGGCTCGATGCAGAACTTCAACCGCAACTTCCACGATCTGGCCGCGCTCGTGATGCCGCGCGTCGAGGGCCGGCTGACGAAGGATCCCGCGCGCAACCTGCTGGCCGTGCGCGAGGCGATGCGCGAGGCGCTCGACGAGCAGAAGCCGCGCACCGAACTCGAATCGCAGCGCCTCGCGCTGCAACGCCTGTCGTATGACGCCGACGTGGTGCTCGACCTGCATTGCGACAACGACGCGGTCATGCACCTGTATACGAATCCGGACCTGTGGCAGGACGTCGAGCCGCTCGCGCGCTACCTCGAAGCGCAGGCCTCGCTGCTGGCGCTGAACTCGGTCGGCAACCCGTTCGACGAGGTCCACAGCTTCTGCTGGTCGGAGCTGCGCGAGCGCTTCGGCAGCCGCTTCCCGATCCCGAACGGCGCGATCTCGGTCACCGTGGAGTTGCGCAGCGAACGCGACGTGAGCTACGAGCTGGCGCAGCACGACGCGCAGGCGATCGTCGATTTCCTGACGCTGCGCGGTTCGATCGAAGGCACCGCGGCGCCGCTGCCGCCGCTCGCGCATCCCGCCACGCCGCTGGCCGGCACCGAGCCGCTGGTCGCGCCGGTGTCGGGCGTGCTGGTGTTCCGCACGCCGGTGGGCATCGTGGTCGAGCCGGGTCAGGAGATCGCCGACATCGTCGATCCGCTGACCGATCGCGTCGTCACGCTGAAGGCCAGCGTGCGCGGCGTGCTCTACGCGCGCCAGGTGGTGCGCTTCGCCACCGCCGGCATGGAAGTGGCGCGCATCGCCGGCAGCACGCCGTTCCGCAGCGGCTCGCTGCTGTCGGCCTGA
- a CDS encoding MetQ/NlpA family ABC transporter substrate-binding protein, which translates to MARFFSGLWGCFGRVAIGGALAFAVVSGARADGAPPLKIGTMSGPDAQIWNEVAKVAAQDGLPIKVIEFNDYVQPNAALDSGDLDANGFQHQPFLDSQIKQRGYRIVGVGLTYTAPMGFYSKKLKSLKDLPVGAKVGIQNDPSNGNRALLLLQKYGVIKLKAGAGSNGVNATPLDVAENPKKIRLVELDAAQLPRALPDLDAASINTDYAVKAGLTPVKDAIAIEDLKGPYANLIAVRAQDRDKPWVKKLVAAYESDDVRKFIDAKFNGAIVPAF; encoded by the coding sequence ATGGCGCGCTTTTTCAGCGGGTTGTGGGGGTGTTTCGGGCGGGTTGCGATCGGCGGCGCGCTGGCGTTCGCGGTCGTCTCCGGTGCGCGGGCGGACGGCGCGCCGCCGCTGAAGATCGGCACCATGAGCGGGCCTGACGCGCAGATCTGGAACGAGGTGGCGAAGGTGGCCGCGCAGGACGGGCTGCCGATCAAGGTGATCGAATTCAACGACTACGTGCAGCCGAACGCGGCGCTCGATTCCGGCGATCTCGACGCGAACGGCTTCCAGCACCAGCCGTTTCTCGACAGCCAGATCAAGCAGCGCGGCTACCGGATCGTCGGCGTCGGGCTTACCTACACCGCGCCGATGGGCTTCTATTCGAAGAAGCTGAAATCGCTGAAGGACCTGCCGGTGGGCGCGAAGGTCGGCATCCAGAACGATCCGTCGAACGGCAACCGCGCGCTGCTGCTGTTGCAGAAGTACGGCGTGATCAAGCTGAAGGCCGGGGCGGGCAGCAACGGCGTGAACGCCACGCCGCTCGACGTGGCCGAGAACCCGAAGAAGATCAGGCTGGTGGAGCTGGACGCCGCGCAGCTGCCGCGCGCGCTGCCCGACCTCGACGCGGCCTCGATCAATACCGATTACGCCGTGAAGGCCGGGCTCACGCCCGTCAAGGACGCGATCGCGATCGAGGATCTGAAGGGGCCTTACGCGAACCTGATCGCGGTGCGCGCGCAGGATCGCGACAAGCCGTGGGTGAAGAAGCTGGTGGCCGCCTACGAGTCGGACGACGTGCGCAAGTTCATCGACGCGAAGTTCAACGGCGCGATCGTGCCGGCGTTCTGA
- a CDS encoding porin, with protein MNKKLLTTAILAATASAAHAQSSVTLYGVIDAGISYVNHSKNAAGGTDKLFKYDDGVAQGSRWGIRGTEDLGGGLKAIFVLENGFNSGNGTLGQGGAMFGRQAFVGLSKNDVGTVSFGRQYSFSTDILGSNYSTGGNTVVGNYAYHVNDIDQLTSSRINNSVKFQSANYYGFTFGALYGFSNQAGAFAGANSTTVGTTTTAGSSRAYSFGLNYANGPASIGAAYTDIRFPAQATPAFSTAIANIGTGTVRDLRTLGVGGRYVWGPATAWLLWTNTQFDALNTFGTKYNAYEAGVKYALTPALSGAVGYTYSNATQNNQSYHWNQVNGTVDYALSKRTDVYGLVVYQQASGKGVQAQIGSSTSYFSTSGSGSKNQIAARVGIRHKF; from the coding sequence TTGAACAAGAAACTGTTGACCACCGCCATCCTGGCCGCGACGGCAAGCGCCGCGCACGCACAAAGCAGCGTCACGCTGTACGGCGTCATCGACGCGGGTATCAGCTACGTTAACCACAGCAAGAACGCCGCTGGCGGTACGGACAAGCTGTTCAAGTACGACGACGGCGTCGCGCAAGGCAGCCGCTGGGGCATCCGCGGCACGGAAGACCTGGGCGGCGGCCTGAAGGCGATCTTCGTGCTCGAAAACGGCTTCAACAGCGGCAACGGCACGCTGGGCCAGGGCGGTGCGATGTTCGGCCGTCAGGCATTCGTCGGCCTGTCGAAGAACGACGTGGGCACGGTCTCGTTCGGCCGCCAGTACTCGTTCTCGACCGACATCCTCGGTTCGAACTACTCGACGGGTGGCAACACGGTCGTCGGTAACTACGCCTACCACGTCAACGACATCGACCAGTTGACCTCGAGCCGCATCAACAACTCGGTCAAGTTCCAGAGCGCGAATTACTACGGCTTCACGTTCGGCGCGTTGTACGGCTTCTCGAACCAGGCGGGCGCGTTCGCCGGCGCGAACTCGACGACGGTCGGCACGACCACGACGGCAGGCTCGTCGCGCGCGTACAGCTTCGGCCTGAACTACGCGAACGGCCCGGCATCGATCGGCGCGGCCTACACGGACATCCGCTTCCCGGCGCAAGCCACGCCGGCTTTCTCGACCGCGATCGCGAATATCGGCACGGGCACGGTGCGTGACCTGCGCACGCTCGGCGTCGGCGGCCGCTATGTCTGGGGCCCGGCAACGGCATGGCTGCTGTGGACGAACACGCAGTTCGACGCGCTCAACACGTTCGGCACGAAGTACAACGCCTACGAAGCCGGCGTGAAGTACGCACTGACGCCGGCTCTGTCGGGCGCAGTGGGCTACACGTACTCGAACGCGACGCAGAACAACCAGTCGTACCACTGGAACCAGGTGAACGGCACGGTCGACTACGCACTGAGCAAGCGCACCGACGTCTACGGCCTGGTGGTTTACCAACAGGCTTCGGGCAAGGGCGTGCAAGCGCAGATCGGCTCGAGCACCAGCTACTTCAGCACGTCGGGCTCGGGTTCGAAGAACCAGATCGCCGCCCGCGTCGGTATCCGCCACAAGTTCTAA
- a CDS encoding DUF2866 domain-containing protein: MIEDIVFNHLPTILTREHAYPVQSCRVSVAMQRPWGRPYRLVEWTMHLDAPARRRIVPAESTDVQIAEAVASHVPGRLYEDGASLL, encoded by the coding sequence ATGATCGAAGATATCGTGTTCAACCACCTCCCGACGATACTGACGCGCGAGCATGCGTATCCGGTCCAGAGTTGCCGCGTGTCGGTGGCGATGCAGCGGCCGTGGGGCCGCCCTTATCGTCTCGTCGAATGGACCATGCATCTCGACGCCCCCGCGCGGCGCCGCATCGTGCCGGCCGAAAGCACCGACGTCCAGATCGCAGAAGCCGTCGCCTCGCATGTGCCGGGCCGGCTCTACGAGGACGGCGCCTCGCTGCTCTGA
- a CDS encoding DUF6232 family protein: MENTFNEHGVSVTRNGLSCAGAVFALRDIRGVEVVTVDKDWIVPVAISLLGVAGLVFGLLQASSAAIVVGVMLIVVGWLTWSSQDIMHRLMVDTPDGKREAVVSADPEFLGRVAQVVRNAQAAQTAQASAASPAPAKV; this comes from the coding sequence ATGGAAAACACATTCAACGAACATGGCGTCTCGGTCACTCGCAACGGGCTGTCCTGCGCGGGCGCCGTGTTCGCGCTGCGCGACATTCGCGGCGTCGAGGTCGTGACCGTCGACAAGGACTGGATCGTGCCGGTCGCGATTTCGCTGCTCGGCGTGGCCGGCCTCGTCTTCGGGCTGCTCCAGGCGTCGAGCGCCGCGATCGTGGTGGGCGTGATGCTGATCGTGGTCGGCTGGCTGACCTGGTCCTCGCAGGACATCATGCACCGGCTGATGGTCGATACGCCCGACGGCAAGCGCGAGGCCGTGGTCAGCGCGGATCCGGAATTCCTCGGCCGCGTCGCGCAGGTGGTGCGCAACGCGCAGGCCGCGCAAACCGCGCAGGCTTCGGCGGCTTCGCCGGCACCGGCCAAGGTGTGA
- a CDS encoding FecCD family ABC transporter permease, protein MPTGSMIAAGPRTHRPEPATPGGRAVARRRRIARAMLAALAVALLLAMLAACSIGAYRLTPAQMLAALLSPDDAAQRQARAVLIGIRAPRVVLAALVGLGFGSAGAAMQALFRNPLADPGLVGVSSGAALGASALIVLGPLVAAGPVPALSLPVAAFLGALVVTALVYRLAATRGRLAVPLLLLAGIAINALAGAAIGLLTYIASDAQLRSLTFWSLGSVGGAQWSTLAAVAPFALAATAWLARERHALNALQLGETEALHLGVPVQRVKRGVLLATALGIGSLVSCTGVIGFIGLVAPHCVRLVCGPDQRVVMPGAALLGALLVVVADLAARTVAAPVEIPLGILTALIGAPFFLALLRKSREAFGG, encoded by the coding sequence ATGCCGACCGGCTCGATGATCGCCGCCGGCCCGCGTACCCATCGACCCGAGCCGGCCACGCCGGGCGGGCGCGCCGTGGCACGGCGGCGCCGGATCGCGCGCGCGATGCTGGCCGCGCTCGCGGTCGCGCTGCTGCTCGCGATGCTCGCCGCATGCAGCATCGGCGCCTACCGGCTGACGCCCGCGCAAATGCTGGCCGCGCTGCTCTCGCCCGACGACGCCGCGCAACGGCAGGCGCGCGCGGTACTGATCGGGATTCGCGCGCCGCGCGTGGTGCTCGCGGCCCTGGTCGGGCTCGGCTTCGGCAGCGCCGGCGCCGCGATGCAGGCGCTGTTCCGCAATCCGCTCGCGGACCCGGGGCTGGTTGGCGTGTCGAGCGGCGCGGCGCTCGGCGCAAGCGCGCTGATCGTGCTAGGCCCGCTGGTCGCGGCCGGTCCGGTGCCGGCCCTGTCGCTGCCGGTGGCGGCGTTCCTCGGCGCGCTGGTCGTGACCGCGCTCGTCTACCGGCTCGCGGCCACGCGCGGCCGGCTCGCGGTCCCGCTGCTGCTGCTCGCCGGCATCGCCATCAACGCGCTCGCGGGCGCGGCGATCGGCCTGCTCACCTATATCGCCAGCGACGCGCAACTGCGCTCGCTGACGTTCTGGAGCCTCGGCAGCGTCGGCGGTGCGCAGTGGTCGACGCTCGCGGCCGTCGCGCCGTTCGCGCTGGCCGCCACCGCCTGGCTCGCGCGCGAACGCCATGCGCTGAACGCGCTGCAGCTCGGCGAAACCGAGGCGCTGCACCTCGGCGTGCCGGTGCAGCGCGTGAAGCGCGGCGTACTGCTCGCCACCGCGCTCGGTATCGGCTCGCTGGTCTCGTGTACCGGCGTGATCGGCTTCATCGGGCTGGTCGCGCCGCATTGCGTGCGGCTCGTGTGCGGCCCGGACCAGCGTGTGGTGATGCCGGGTGCGGCGCTGCTCGGCGCGCTGCTGGTGGTGGTCGCCGATCTCGCCGCGCGCACCGTGGCCGCGCCGGTCGAGATTCCGCTCGGCATCCTGACCGCGCTGATCGGCGCGCCGTTTTTCCTCGCGCTGCTGCGCAAGAGCCGCGAGGCGTTCGGCGGCTGA
- a CDS encoding heme ABC transporter ATP-binding protein, with product MLIAQHLSIARGHHAVLHGLSLQLAPGSVTALLGRNGAGKSTLLKALAGEFHGVGAPRRVRVGGSVTLNGTPLDKLRAATLARLRAVLPQAAQPAFPFVADELVLLGRYPHARPGGALAARDHEVAQRALTLAGAATLAGRDVTTLSGGELARVQFARALAQIWPDDDLRHPEDAPRYLLLDEPTAALDLAHQHHLLATVRELARDWRLGVLTIVHDPNLAARHADRVALLADGGLLAEGAPADVMQPALIERCFGFTVKMIDVGGGAPPVMVPA from the coding sequence ATGCTGATCGCCCAACATCTGTCCATCGCCCGCGGCCACCACGCGGTGCTGCACGGGCTCTCGCTGCAACTCGCGCCGGGGAGCGTGACCGCCTTGCTGGGCCGTAACGGCGCCGGCAAGAGCACCTTGCTGAAAGCGCTCGCCGGCGAGTTCCACGGCGTCGGCGCGCCGCGCCGCGTGCGGGTGGGCGGCAGCGTGACGCTGAACGGCACGCCGCTCGACAAGCTCCGCGCCGCGACGCTCGCGCGGCTGCGAGCGGTGCTGCCGCAGGCGGCCCAGCCGGCGTTTCCGTTCGTCGCCGACGAACTCGTGCTGCTCGGCCGTTATCCGCACGCCCGGCCGGGCGGCGCCCTGGCCGCGCGCGACCACGAGGTCGCGCAGCGCGCGCTCACGCTGGCAGGCGCCGCGACGCTGGCCGGCCGCGACGTGACCACGCTGTCGGGCGGCGAACTCGCGCGCGTGCAGTTCGCACGCGCGCTCGCGCAGATCTGGCCCGACGACGACCTGCGCCATCCCGAGGACGCTCCGCGCTATCTGCTGCTCGACGAACCGACCGCCGCGCTCGATCTCGCGCACCAGCACCATCTGCTCGCGACGGTGCGCGAGCTTGCGCGCGACTGGCGGCTCGGCGTGCTGACCATCGTCCACGATCCGAACCTAGCCGCGCGCCACGCCGACCGCGTCGCGCTGCTCGCCGACGGCGGCCTGCTGGCCGAGGGCGCGCCCGCCGACGTGATGCAGCCCGCGCTGATCGAGCGCTGCTTCGGCTTCACGGTGAAGATGATCGATGTCGGCGGCGGTGCGCCGCCGGTGATGGTGCCGGCCTGA
- the ltaE gene encoding low-specificity L-threonine aldolase: protein MIDLRSDTVTRPSQPMLAAMSAAEVGDDVWGDDPTVARLQAAVAERAGKEAGLFFPSGTQSNLAALMAHCARGDEYIVGQQAHTYKFEGGGAAVLGSIQPQPIDNAADGSLPLDRIAAAIKPIDNHFARTRLLALENTIGGKVLPAGYVSEATALARSRGLATHLDGARVCNAAAATGKPLAELCAPFDSVSICFSKGLAAPVGSVLVGSRELIEVANRWRKVLGGGMRQAGVLAAACLYAFDHHVERLVDDHANAERLAAGLARIDEVKVLSQATNMVFAQFPDADCAPLEAWLKARGILTQMLYASRFVTHRDVSADGIDTFVEAVRAYFAQKPRAA from the coding sequence ATGATCGATCTACGTAGCGATACCGTGACTCGCCCGAGTCAGCCGATGCTGGCCGCGATGAGCGCCGCCGAAGTCGGCGACGACGTCTGGGGCGACGATCCGACCGTCGCGCGACTGCAGGCTGCGGTCGCCGAACGGGCCGGCAAGGAGGCTGGCCTGTTCTTCCCGAGCGGCACGCAGAGCAACCTCGCCGCGCTGATGGCGCATTGCGCGCGCGGCGACGAATACATCGTCGGCCAGCAGGCGCACACCTACAAGTTCGAAGGCGGCGGCGCGGCCGTGCTCGGCAGCATCCAGCCGCAGCCGATCGACAACGCCGCCGACGGTTCGCTGCCACTCGATCGCATCGCCGCCGCGATCAAGCCGATCGACAATCACTTCGCCCGCACGCGCCTGCTCGCGCTCGAGAACACGATCGGCGGCAAGGTGCTGCCGGCCGGCTACGTCAGCGAGGCGACCGCGCTCGCGCGCAGCCGCGGCCTCGCCACCCATCTCGACGGCGCGCGCGTCTGCAATGCCGCCGCCGCCACCGGCAAGCCGCTCGCCGAGCTCTGCGCGCCGTTCGATTCGGTGTCGATCTGCTTTTCGAAGGGGCTCGCCGCGCCGGTCGGCTCGGTGCTGGTCGGCAGCCGCGAGTTGATCGAGGTGGCAAACCGTTGGCGCAAGGTGCTCGGCGGCGGCATGCGCCAGGCCGGCGTGCTCGCGGCGGCGTGCCTCTATGCGTTCGACCATCACGTCGAGCGGCTCGTCGACGATCACGCCAACGCCGAGCGGCTCGCCGCCGGCCTCGCGCGGATCGACGAGGTGAAGGTGCTGTCGCAGGCGACGAACATGGTGTTCGCGCAGTTCCCCGACGCCGACTGCGCGCCGCTCGAAGCCTGGCTGAAGGCGCGCGGGATCCTGACGCAGATGCTGTATGCCTCGCGCTTCGTCACGCATCGCGACGTGTCGGCCGACGGGATCGATACGTTCGTCGAGGCTGTGCGCGCGTATTTCGCGCAGAAGCCGCGTGCGGCTTGA
- a CDS encoding MarR family winged helix-turn-helix transcriptional regulator: MKLVGLTTRLYTRVVDRPLRELGFAMSQVPVLSLLKAAGALSQAELARRMQVEQPSMAQLLNRMERDGLVCRVADPGDKRSRLISLTEDADRKLPEGKAVLDEASRIALDGFSDDERRQLAGLLARVNTNLDRVIQADGLDLGICCVEETHV; this comes from the coding sequence TTGAAGCTGGTCGGCCTCACCACGCGACTCTATACACGTGTCGTCGACAGGCCGCTGCGCGAACTCGGTTTCGCGATGAGCCAGGTGCCGGTGCTGAGTCTGCTCAAGGCGGCGGGGGCGCTGTCGCAGGCGGAGCTGGCGCGCCGCATGCAGGTCGAGCAGCCGAGCATGGCGCAACTGCTGAACCGGATGGAGCGCGACGGGCTGGTCTGCCGCGTGGCCGATCCGGGCGACAAGCGCAGCCGGCTGATCTCCCTGACCGAGGACGCCGACCGCAAGCTGCCCGAGGGCAAGGCGGTGCTGGACGAAGCGAGCCGCATCGCGCTCGACGGATTCAGCGACGACGAGCGCCGGCAGCTGGCCGGATTGCTCGCGCGCGTGAACACGAACCTCGACCGCGTGATCCAGGCCGACGGCCTCGACCTCGGCATCTGCTGTGTGGAAGAAACGCACGTCTGA